Sequence from the Flavobacterium sp. TR2 genome:
AAAGTATGGCAGGAGAAAAATAGCGATACCAGATTAAAGATGATTAAATCAATTTGGTTGGAAGACAGCACTTTTGAAGATCCTTCGGCTTCAATAAAAGGAATTGCGGCATTTAACAATGTTATCAACGAATTTTACAAGAAAAATCCAGATGCAGTATTAACATCAGGGCCAAAAATTGTAAAAGACAACTACGTAACCTGGGAATGGAAAGTTCTAGATTCCAAAAATAACCTTATCATGGCAGGGCGTGATTTTGCGCGTTTAAATGGCAAAGGACAGGTGAGCAAAATTATTGGTTTCTGGGATAAAGGAGTAACTTTGTCTGAAGCTGATATTTTGAAAAACTTGGAAGCAGAGAATTTAAAAGTTGTAGCAAAATATTACGAAAGCCTTTTTAAAACAAAAGATTTTGATGCTTTGGCTGGCGTAGTTGCAGACGGGGCTGTTTACAATCAGGCAGCTGGTTTACCTTATGGGGGAACTTATACTGGTTTTAGCGAATGGACAAAAATGTTTGCAAAATCAGCAGAATTTTTTGATCTTCAGATAGAGAAAGAACCAACTTATTTCAGCGATGCTTCTAAAAATGAAGTAATCATTTATTTTACAATGAGCTGCAAATCTAAAAAATCTGGCAAAACAATGTCAGTTCCAATTTCAGAACATTTCGATTTGAAAGACGGGAAAATTATAGCGGTAAGACCTTTTTATTACGACACAAAACAATTTGCAGAGTTTTTAAAAAGTAAGAAGTAAGAAATAAAAGTGAAAAGCGAAAAACGACCTGATGGGTCGTTTTTTTTTATTAAAATAAATCGAGTTCCAATTGTTCAGGCAAAAGCCTAAAACTCATTCTGTGATATTTTGTAGTTCCGAATTCTTTAATCGCTTCGCGATGTTCCTTGGTTGGATATCCTTTATTTTGTTTCCAGTTATACATCGGAAACTCTTCATGAATTTTATCCATATATTCGTCGCGATACGTCTTAGCTAAAACAGATGCGGCGGCAATGCTTAAGTATTTCCCATCGCCTTTTATGATACTTTGATTCGGGATCGATTTTAAAAGCGCAATTTCGTCTTGAGAGAATTGTTTCCCAAAAGTATTTTTAAGGCCAAGTTTAGCATTTAAAGAGCGATTTCCGTCAACTATGATATATTCGGGAACGTGTTTCAGTTTCAAAATGCATTCCTGCATTCCTTTCATTGAAGCGTTTAAAATGTTTATTTCGTCAATTTCGTCTGGAAACAAATGCGCGACAGCAAAACATACAGCTTCTTTTTCAAGAACAGGCCTTAAAAGCGCTCTCGTTTTTTCAGACAATTGTTTACTGTCGTTTAGAATTTTATTCTCAAAATGTTCGGGTAAAATTATTGCTGCGGCAGTAACCGGACCAGCCAGACATCCTCTTCCAGCTTCATCGGTTCCAGTTTCTAAAATAAATCCGGAGAAATTTTTTTCGAGCATTTTTTAGGTTTTAAAAAAAGCAAATATGCTACTTTTTTTTCTAAAAATCATGAGCAAATATAAAAGGAATAAAGAGGTGTGTTGCGTTTTTGAAACTGTCCTATTTGACGAGTCAAATTGGTGTATATTTTGTTGATTTTTAAAATGAGTTTAAATCTGTGATTCCTTGTAAAAACAAGAGAAACTCTTAAGTTTTATGATTTTTTTTGAAAGATATTCAATTATGAATTTTCTAAAAATGGAAGATAAAGGGCAAAAAACAAGTATTTGTAGAACTTAGAAGAATTGATTTACAATTTCTTATGTTAAATTAATGAGCTGCAAATGTAAAAAAAGCATGAATAAAACATTCTCAATTGAAAATGTTTTATTTTCTGTGTTTTTTTATAGGATTATTCCTGTCTTTTTTTTAAAAAATTCTTCATTTTTTTAAGGTTATTCTTATTTTAAATGTTAATTAAATGTTAATATTTTGATTAACAAAAATACAGTATTTTACGCATAAAATTATGTATAGTGTTAATTTTCTGCTAATTAAATATTTTTAAAAAAACAGATGTTAAAGAAATATTAAAAAATGGTTAAGCTGTACCTGAAAACCGCATTGTTGTTTTAAGAAAATATTAAGATGTTTGCGACTTACTAATTCAAAATTTATAAAATGAAACTAAAGTTTAATGGATTCTTAGTGCTATTATTAGTGCTTGTAGCGCAACTTACCTTTGCGCAAGAAAGAGCTGTTTCAGGAATTGTTTCCGATAACGATGGACTGCCTTTGCCAGGTGTAAGTGTTTTAGTTAAGGGGACAAAAAATGGAACACAAACAGATTTTGATGGAAAATATTCTATCAAAGCATCCCCAAATCAAATCTTGGTATTTACTTACATTGGAATGAAAAGCCAAGAAATTGCAGCAAGTTCAACTTCAGTAAATGCAAAATTAACAAGTTCATCTCTTGAGCTAGAAGGTGTAGTAGTAACTGCATTAGGTATTAAGAGAGAGAAAAAAGCTCTGGGGTATTCTACTCAGGAAATAAAAGGAGCCGATTTAGTTGGGGGAACTACAAGTGCAAACTTCCTTAACGATCTTTCTGGTAAAGCTGCCGGGGTATACATTAGAAAAAATACAAACTTTGGTGGATCTACAAACGTAGTTTCAAGAGGTGTTAAAAACCTTACTGGAAATAACCAAATGCTTATCGTTATTGATGGTATGCCTATTAATAACTCAAACGTGAATTCGAGCCAAGGTTCGCAAACAACTGGAGCTCGTAATACTTATGATTACGGTAATGCTGGTATGGATATTAATCCTGATGATATTGAATCATTGAATATATTGAAAGGTGCTGCTGCATCTGCTTTATACGGGTTCCAAGCTGGTAATGGTGTAATTATGATTACTACTAAAAAAGGAAAAGCTCAACAAGGTATGGGAATTACTATATCTAGTGAGTTTGGAGTTGGATCAGTTGATAAAAAGACTTTCCCTGTTTACCAAAACAAATATGGACAAGGTTATGGACCAACTTACGATGCCAATGGTAACCCAAAAGGGACTCCAGTTGGGCCAACAGGTGCATTTTTTGTTATAGATAAAAATGGTAACCAAGTAGTAAGCACTACAGACGATGCTTCTTATGGTGTTGCGTTTGACCCGAATCTTTCTGTTTATACTTGGGAATCTTATACTCCATATTCTTCAAAATTTGGACAAAAATCTCCATGGGTAGCTGCTAAAAATGGTCCAATTACATTTTTTCAAACAGCTCAAACATTCAATAACTCAATCTCTTTTGAAGGTGGTACAGATAAGAGCAACTTTGTTATCAATTACAACAACTATAAAGAGAATGGTATTTTGCCAAATAGTGAATTGAAGAAAAATAATGCAAGTATTAAATTCAACCACAAATTAACGGATAAATTATCTGCAAGTGTTTTTGCAAATTATTTAGCACAAACTACAATGGGTAGAAATACTACTGGTTACGGTGGTGATAACGTTGCAGGTTTATTCCGTCAATGGTGGGGAACAAACGTTGATATTCAATCTCAAAAAGAAGCTTTTAACAATTCAGGAGGACAAAATATTTCATGGAATATGGCAGATCCTGCTAATGGAAATACAAATCCTAAATATTGGGATAACCCATATTTTACAAGATATAAAAATTATCAAACAGACGAAAGAAATCGTTTCATCGGTTATGGTCAGTTAGATTATAAATTTACAGATTGGTTAAACGCCACTGGAAAAATAAGTACAGATTCTTATTCAGAATTGCGTGAAGAGAGAAAAGCGGTAGGATCTTTGGCTGGAACGTTCGGAATTAACCGTTTGGCAGTTGGATCAGGATACCAAAAATATACAGGTATGTTTTCTGAGCAAAACTATCAGTTAACATTAAACTTCAATAAAAAAATTACTGAAGATTTTACATTGACAGGTTTAGCAGGTTATAATGCTTTAAGAACAAGACGTATTTCTACATTAGCTTCTACAGATGGAGGACTTATTATTCCTGGAATCTATGCATTGTCAAATTCTGTGAATCCTTCTCCATTTCCAGTTGAGACTGAAGATAATTCAGCAGTAAACAGTATTTATGCGTCTGCTTCATTAGGATTCAGAGATTTCCTTTATGTAGAAGGAACGGTACGTAATGATGCATTCTCTATGTTGCCAAAAGACAATAATGATGTTAATACATACTCTGTTTCTGGAAGTTATGTTTTCACAAGTCATATCAATAGACCGTGGTTAAGTTTCGGTAAATTAAGAGCAAGTTATGCTGAGAACCCACAAGGAAGTGTAGATCTTTATGCATTGCAAGATGTATTTACTAAATTTAATCCATTTGGTTCAAACCAGCTTTATTCAAGACCGAATACTGCTAATAACCCAGATTTACACCCTGTAAAAACTACATCTAAAGAGCTTGGTTTAGAGATGCAATTCTTTGAAAGAAGATTAGGTTTTGATGTAAGTGTTTATAAAAGTTTAAGTGAAGATCAAATTTTCCCGGTAGATTATTCTACTGCAACAGGTAACTCTGCTAGATACGTAAACGCAGGATCAGTAGAAAATAAAGGTATTGAGGTAGTATTCAATGCAACTCCTTTTAGAACAAAAGATTTCCAATGGGATATTAACGTAAACTGGTCTAAAAACGAGAATACAGTTGTAGCTTTAGCACCAGGTGTTGATGTTTTAACAATTGGTACATTCCAAGGTGGTGTTAGTATCGTAGGTACAAAAGGACACGCTTATGGAGACATTCTTGGAAAAGATTATATCTACAGTGCAGACGGACAAAGAGTGACTAAAAATGGAGTGTATTTGCAAACTGCGACTACTAATAATGTAATTGGTAACATTACTCCAGATTGGATTGGTGGTGTTCGTAATAAATTTACTTACAAACAAGTTTCTCTAGGTTTCTTAATTGATGTTCAAAAAGGAGGAGATATTTTCTCTCTTGACCAATATTATGGACAAAGCTCTGGTTTGTATACTTCTACTGCAGGAAACAACGAACTTGGAAATCCTGTAAGAAATACATTAGCTAATGGTGGAGGTGTTATTTTACCAGGAGTAAATGAAGACGGAACTACTAACACTACAAGAACACCAAGTCCTGAAGTAGCTGGAAGTATTTATGGTTACAACAACAATCCGCAAAAAGCATTTGTTTACGATGCAAGTTATGTGAAATTAAGAGAGGTAAGCATCACTTATAGCTTCCCTAAACAATTTGTAGCTAAAGCAGGTTTGAATGATTTACGTCTTTCTTTAATAGGTTCTAACTTATGGATCATCAGTAAAAATCTTCCAGATGCAGATCCAGAAAGTGGTATAAGTTCAGGTAACTTATCATCAGGTTATTCAGGAGGTTCACTTCCGACAACAAGAAATATTGGTTGTAACCTAACATTAAAATTTTAAATCATGAAAAAAGTACTTTTATTAATGTCGGTGGTAGGTATGATGGTTTCGTGCAGCCAAGACATTACAGATATGAATGTTGATCCGAAAAGACCAACAACTACCAAAGCAGAATATTTGTTTACAAATGCTGAGAAAAAATTAGTAGATCAAATGGTTAGTACTAGTGTAAATAATAATGTTTTCAGATTATTTGCACAGCAATGGACAGAGACTACTTATCCAGATGAAAGCCAGTATAACATTACAAACAGAAAAATTCCTGATACGCACTTTTTGGTTTTGTACAGAGATGTTCTAGCCGATTTTCATGATTCAAGAGTTATGATTGAAGCAACAACTCCTGCGACTCCTGCAGATGAGGCAATTAAGAAAAATAAATTAGCGCTTATAGATGTTTTAGAAGCTTATGCTTACAGTGTATTGGTAGATACTTTTGGAAACGTTCCTTACACACAAGCAATTGATATTCAGAAATATCCTTTGCCAGCTTATGATGATGCAAAAACTATTTACCAAGATCTTATTAAAAGATTAAGTGCAGATGTTGCTGTTTTAAAAGCGAATAGTACCGTTGCTAACTTTGGTGCTGCAGATATTATCTATTCAGGAAATGCTGCAAGTAATGCAAAATGGGCAAAATTTGCTAACTCATTAATTATTAGAATGGCAGTTAATATGTCTGATATTGATCCGACTTATGCAGCTGCTCAAGTTCAAGCGGCTCTTGCTTCTGGTGCTTTGACTGGTAATGCAGATAATACAAAATTGACCTATTTGACTACATCAGGAAATCAAAATCCATTGTATGCTGATTTAGTAACAAGCCAGAGATTTGATTTCATCCCTGCTGAACCTTTTGTTTCTGCAATGGATGCTGTTGTTCCTGGAGGTGACCCAAGAATGCCTAAATATTTTACTAACCTTACTTCTCCAGCTCCAGCTATTCCGGCAGGAAGAACATTTGTTGGTGGAACTTATGGTGCAGGAAACGTTTATACATCTTACTCACAAATATCGTCAACATTAAACAATCCAGCTTTCCCTGGAACTATCTTTGATTTCGCTGAGTTAAATTTCTTATTAGCGGAAGCTGCTGAGAAAAGCTTAATTCCAGGAGGATCTGCTCAAGCAAAAGTATACTACGATGCTGGTATCAAAGCTTCTATGGCAGACTGGGGAGTAACTGATGCTGCTGTTATTTCAGCTTATATTGCTAGCCCAAAAGTAGATTACAACAATCCTTTAAGTGGAGCAACGTATAAAGAAAAAATTGGTAACCAAGCATGGTTTGCTCTTTACAACAGAGGATACGAAGCATGGACATCTTACAGAAGATTAGATTTTCCAGTGTTAAAAGCACCTCAGGCTGCTATAAACAAACTTATTTTCACTGTGCCTGTTAGATATACTTATCCAGGTGTAGAAGCAAGTATCAATAAAGCAAATTATACTAAAGCTGCTTCTGATATTGGTGGAGATTTATTAAATACTAAATTGTTCTGGGATAAATTCTAATTTTTTGAACAATAAGTTGATGATTAAAAGTCAATTATACCCAATTTGGGAATAAGAAAAATAAATATTTTGATTTTTTTTGAGAGCCCCGTATACTTTTGTGTACGGGGTTTTCGTTTCCAAAAGGCCGAAACGATTCCAGTTTCATATTAAACATTATGTTTTTTCGTTTATACCTTTTTATCTTACCTTTGCCTAGCAAATTTTGTCAAAATAAATTTATACAAAGCCATCAAATGAGAATATTCATTTTTCTATATCTATTAGTTGTTCCAACTTTATTGTTTTCGCAAGAAAAAAAACCTGCTTCTAAAAGTAATTTAGATATGAATACAGAATATTCAAGCGTTACAGATACTGTAAAAAAGAAAAAGCAGAAAATAGCGACAATAGATCAGTATAGAATTGTCACTTTAGAACATGATACTATTTATGCAGATACTTCGCTAACGATTAAAAGTGCCTACAGGCAAAATCACCTTAGAAAAGATCTTTTCGGACTTCAGGAGTTTTCTAATATTGGCCAGCCATTAAACACGCTGCAATATAGTTTGACGAGTTTTTCTCCTTATCCTGAAATTGGTTTTAGCGGAAAGCATTCTCTTTATATGCAAGCAGACCAAATTAGATATTATTCTGTTGCGACACCCTTAACGGAATTGTTTTTTAATACTACTATAAAAAAAGGGCAAAATGTAGATTCTTTTATAACACTAAATGCTTCTAAAAATCTTAACTTCTCTATTGCTTACAAAGGGCTTAGATCTGAAGGAGATTATAATAACCAATTGGTTAGTGCTGGAAATTTAAGAATTACAACCAGTTATGCGACAACCAACAAGCGATATGCAATAAACGCACATTTTACAAATCAGGATATTCTAAATGAAGAAAACGGAGGTATTACAAATGATGCTGATTTTGAAGGTGATAATAAAGATTATAAAAAT
This genomic interval carries:
- a CDS encoding SusD/RagB family nutrient-binding outer membrane lipoprotein, with protein sequence MKKVLLLMSVVGMMVSCSQDITDMNVDPKRPTTTKAEYLFTNAEKKLVDQMVSTSVNNNVFRLFAQQWTETTYPDESQYNITNRKIPDTHFLVLYRDVLADFHDSRVMIEATTPATPADEAIKKNKLALIDVLEAYAYSVLVDTFGNVPYTQAIDIQKYPLPAYDDAKTIYQDLIKRLSADVAVLKANSTVANFGAADIIYSGNAASNAKWAKFANSLIIRMAVNMSDIDPTYAAAQVQAALASGALTGNADNTKLTYLTTSGNQNPLYADLVTSQRFDFIPAEPFVSAMDAVVPGGDPRMPKYFTNLTSPAPAIPAGRTFVGGTYGAGNVYTSYSQISSTLNNPAFPGTIFDFAELNFLLAEAAEKSLIPGGSAQAKVYYDAGIKASMADWGVTDAAVISAYIASPKVDYNNPLSGATYKEKIGNQAWFALYNRGYEAWTSYRRLDFPVLKAPQAAINKLIFTVPVRYTYPGVEASINKANYTKAASDIGGDLLNTKLFWDKF
- a CDS encoding ribonuclease HII, giving the protein MLEKNFSGFILETGTDEAGRGCLAGPVTAAAIILPEHFENKILNDSKQLSEKTRALLRPVLEKEAVCFAVAHLFPDEIDEINILNASMKGMQECILKLKHVPEYIIVDGNRSLNAKLGLKNTFGKQFSQDEIALLKSIPNQSIIKGDGKYLSIAAASVLAKTYRDEYMDKIHEEFPMYNWKQNKGYPTKEHREAIKEFGTTKYHRMSFRLLPEQLELDLF
- a CDS encoding nuclear transport factor 2 family protein; the encoded protein is MRKIYLFCFLFVLNSLFAQKKDKLYPVEVYEKVWQEKNSDTRLKMIKSIWLEDSTFEDPSASIKGIAAFNNVINEFYKKNPDAVLTSGPKIVKDNYVTWEWKVLDSKNNLIMAGRDFARLNGKGQVSKIIGFWDKGVTLSEADILKNLEAENLKVVAKYYESLFKTKDFDALAGVVADGAVYNQAAGLPYGGTYTGFSEWTKMFAKSAEFFDLQIEKEPTYFSDASKNEVIIYFTMSCKSKKSGKTMSVPISEHFDLKDGKIIAVRPFYYDTKQFAEFLKSKK
- a CDS encoding SusC/RagA family TonB-linked outer membrane protein, encoding MKLKFNGFLVLLLVLVAQLTFAQERAVSGIVSDNDGLPLPGVSVLVKGTKNGTQTDFDGKYSIKASPNQILVFTYIGMKSQEIAASSTSVNAKLTSSSLELEGVVVTALGIKREKKALGYSTQEIKGADLVGGTTSANFLNDLSGKAAGVYIRKNTNFGGSTNVVSRGVKNLTGNNQMLIVIDGMPINNSNVNSSQGSQTTGARNTYDYGNAGMDINPDDIESLNILKGAAASALYGFQAGNGVIMITTKKGKAQQGMGITISSEFGVGSVDKKTFPVYQNKYGQGYGPTYDANGNPKGTPVGPTGAFFVIDKNGNQVVSTTDDASYGVAFDPNLSVYTWESYTPYSSKFGQKSPWVAAKNGPITFFQTAQTFNNSISFEGGTDKSNFVINYNNYKENGILPNSELKKNNASIKFNHKLTDKLSASVFANYLAQTTMGRNTTGYGGDNVAGLFRQWWGTNVDIQSQKEAFNNSGGQNISWNMADPANGNTNPKYWDNPYFTRYKNYQTDERNRFIGYGQLDYKFTDWLNATGKISTDSYSELREERKAVGSLAGTFGINRLAVGSGYQKYTGMFSEQNYQLTLNFNKKITEDFTLTGLAGYNALRTRRISTLASTDGGLIIPGIYALSNSVNPSPFPVETEDNSAVNSIYASASLGFRDFLYVEGTVRNDAFSMLPKDNNDVNTYSVSGSYVFTSHINRPWLSFGKLRASYAENPQGSVDLYALQDVFTKFNPFGSNQLYSRPNTANNPDLHPVKTTSKELGLEMQFFERRLGFDVSVYKSLSEDQIFPVDYSTATGNSARYVNAGSVENKGIEVVFNATPFRTKDFQWDINVNWSKNENTVVALAPGVDVLTIGTFQGGVSIVGTKGHAYGDILGKDYIYSADGQRVTKNGVYLQTATTNNVIGNITPDWIGGVRNKFTYKQVSLGFLIDVQKGGDIFSLDQYYGQSSGLYTSTAGNNELGNPVRNTLANGGGVILPGVNEDGTTNTTRTPSPEVAGSIYGYNNNPQKAFVYDASYVKLREVSITYSFPKQFVAKAGLNDLRLSLIGSNLWIISKNLPDADPESGISSGNLSSGYSGGSLPTTRNIGCNLTLKF